The uncultured Cohaesibacter sp. genomic sequence TTGGCTAAGCCCCATGGGGCTATACGGCAACGCCCGTTGAGAAACCAACGATCTGCCAAGTGCCATCAGGCACCTGACAGGCCTGACCTTCGATATTCTCGACGCCCGTTACCCGATGCATGGAGCTTTTAAAGGAGCGGCATTCTTCATTCATCATGTCGGGCAGTTTTTTGACCTGAGTGATCCGCCCTTTGGAGCCGGTCTCTGGATTGATCCAGTCGGCATTCACCTCTTGGGCTTGCATGGTCACTTTGTCAAAAGACGAAATAAGGTCCAGCATGACTTGCCAATCAGAAGGATCGATGCCGGCCAGCAAACGATCTGTCACGCCAATTGAACCGGTCTTGATGTTATCAACCTGATCGGAGGAGCCCATGAAACTGACAGAAGCGCAAGCGCCAAGGGAACAACAGGCAGCCAGCACACAAAGCTTTACGGCACCGCGAGCGACGCTGTAAATTGATGCAGAGACTCTATGGCCAAACATGTCGGGTTCCTTTACACTCTAGGTCGAACCTGCATCGTCATGCAGGCGCCCACCTTTGAAGTCACAGTCTATTTTCAGCCAGGAAGGTTAATGAGTGGTAACTTTACCGAGGTAAACAAGCCTCTGGAGCTCTTTTCTCGTTGGTTAGCGGAAGCTGAAGCCAGTGAGCCGAACGACCCAAACGCTATGGCCGTTGCCACGGTCGACGAAAGTGGCATGCCGAATGTACGCATGGTGCTGCTAAAGGATTATTCGGAAAAGGGATTCGTTTTTTATACAAATTTCGAAAGTGCCAAGGGCCGCGAGTTGCTCGCCAGCCAGAAGACCGCCCTTCTCTTCCATTGGAAGAGCCTGCGGCGGCAGGTGCGCATTCGAGGTGCGGTTGAAGTGGTCAGCAAGGAAGAAGCGGATGCCTATTACGACTCCCGGGCGCGCGGCAGCCGCATCGGGGCTTGGGCATCCAAGCAATCCCGACCGCTGGAAAGCCGTTTTGCGCTTGAAAAGGCCGTTGCTGAATATACCGCCAAATTCAATATCGGACGCATTCCGCGCCCGGATTATTGGTCCGGTTTTCGGGTTATACCCGAAGAAATTGAATTCTGGCACGACCGCAGTTTCCGACTGCATGATCGCGTTGTTTTTAAGCCAAAAGGCGATGGTTGGGAGAAGACACGGCTTTACCCTTAAGCTGACGACCCCAACAAAGACATGGATAACACAACTAGCCGGGCGGCCCTCGTCCGGCTTCTTCTTGCCCTTCGTTTTTTTCTTTCTTAAAGAATGCCCATGACCATTACAGACTTTTACGCGCCTGTGCTGCAGGGATTTCTGCTTGGCGCTTCGCTCATTATCGCCATCGGCGCCCAGAATGCCTTCGTCTTGCGGCTCGGATTGCAGAGATTGCATGTGCTGCCAATCGTGCTGATCTGTTCCTTTTCAGACGCAATTCTCATAGCGGCCGGCGTTGCCGGCATGGGGACTTTGGTACGGCAATCCCAGATCTTGCTCACGCTTATCACATGGGGTGGCTTCGCGTTTCTGCTCATTTATGGCCTGCAAGCCTTCATACGTGCTTTCAAGAGCGGCGGTATGCATGTGGCCAAGGGCGAAAGCATCAGCCTGAAGAGTGCCATTCTGACCGTTCTGGCCTTCACCTACCTCAATCCCCATGTCTATCTGGATACGGTGATGCTGGTGGGGAGCCTGTCGGCCCGCTGGCTGGGCATGCAACAAATGCTATTCGCTGTGGGTGCGATTGCAGCATCCTTTGTCTGGTTTTTTGCCTTGGGCTATGGCGCCCGCGTGCTCACGCCCCTGTTCGAACGGGCAATCGCATGGCGCATTCTGGATTTTATCATCGGCGTGATCATGTGGCTTCTTGCCGGGTCTCTCATTCACAGCAGCTTATGACGGGCTGAAACTCCATAGCGCGAAAACCTCAAGACTGCCTCCCCATTTTTGGCTAAAGCTCTCCATAAAAAAGCGTTCCTCTTATCAAGGAACGCTTTCAAAGGTGCAGACTACGCTTGGCTGTGCCGCGGGGGAAGGCCAGCTCTTGTTTTTCCTGCCTCAAGTCACCTGCGCGCGCAAGATGGGCCGAGGCAGAAATTCGCGTAGCATGATCACGTGTATCAGGATTGTTGGTGCGACAGAGACAGACGTCCATAAACAGAAAATTGGACCGCTGACTTCTATACCCTTTCAGTAAAGGGCAATTGCGCACTCACCCGGTGATCTTATTTCTTTTCTCGCACGGGATCATAGTCCGTGTGCTTGGCTTCTACGTGTTTTTTCACGCAGCATGCAGCAGCAACAGAAGGGATACCGATCTCATGATATTCTTTTTGCAGGAGATCGTTAGAAGAAGATTGTTTTGCTTGTTCAGGCATGGTCATGTCTCGTCTTTTTACCATTTCACTCCGGTCGTAAAACTTTAGCCCAATGCTAGACGCAGATATTTGATTCAGTCCAATGCTGATTGGCTTTCCCCGGATTTTTGGACAGGGCTCAAAATCACCATTTGCTAAGAGCATTTCAGAAATGCACCACACACATAACGGGCAGGCACGAAACAATCCCAGCAGATAATTTTAAAAAGCCACTCTTAGAGAAATATAAATTGTTGAAGTCAGAGTAATTCAGCCGAAACATTGGAATTTATTCCGATATCTGCTCAACTTTAAGGCACAGAACAGCTCCCGGCACAGCCGAGATTGTGCTTAAACTTTTCTCATGCAAAATTGCATAGGCGTTATGACACAGATAAATACCTGTATCATAACGCAAAAGACCTTTTTTCACATCTCAAGGGATGAGGCGAGTCACTTCAGCTGATAAAGAGGCTATGGCCTATCAGCGCACAGAAATGAAGTGAGCCAGCAGGAAGTTTGACTCGCGCTTGATAGAGTAGATGATCTCCTGATCAGTAACCATGTCTCCCCCATTTCTGTCAAGGCGCATGAACAGCGGAAACAGGGTCAAGCCAAGCCGGAAAGACAAGAACAGCTCTGCAGAAATATCCCGTACGGTGTTTTGCGCCACCCCTCTCTGGATCGTTTCTTCAATCAGGTTCAAGATCTCAATGATCTTGTCTTCGCTATTTGCCAAAAGGGAGTTCTTGTTGGGCGCAGGAAAATCATAAAGGAGCAGGCGCGCATATCCGCGCTTGGCCAGATAAAGGTCAATAGTGCGATCCGCACTTGCCAACAAGGCTTCGCGTGGTGGCAGGGCCGAGAGCTCTTTATAGAGCGCATAGAGGTTGCCCAGGAACTCATCCGTCAAGGCCTCCAGCAACTCTTTTCGGCCCGCAAAATGCGCATAGAGCGATGGCAGCTGAATGCCAACCTGCTCGGCAACATCCTTTAGCCGAAACCCCTCAACACCATTTACGGCGATTTCACGCTCAGCGACCTCAAGAATAAGCCCGCGAGTGTTTCTCTTGCCTTCGCCTGGCTTTCTACTTTTCGATGTCATAACTTCCAACCGTGTCAATGGTCATCGACGCCACGGCGCGTCACGGGCAGTCGGTCCCCTCCCCCGTGCGATTGACCAGGTTTAGCTGCTTTCCGACAGGCACCATCTCCCCACAAGAATCAAGCCAAGCAGCAGCTCATTTCACAATCAATGATTGAACCATGCTTGTCAATGCTCGCCCTCTTGATTGAGCCGAAGGTGCATTCTCATTGTCACATTATTGCTAATATATTGACAATGAGTGCATTTTTCAAACCGACCATTGGCTTAGGCCACTATTTTCACCAAGACGCAACTATGCGCAACTTGTGCAGCCAGCCTATACCTCTTTTTCGCCATTAACTTTGCAAAGCTCTCAACATGCCCCGAGAGAACTATCGGAGAAGAGACATCTTTCGTAGCCAGGCTTTCAGTCTTTCCGGTCCTGTCGTCAAATCTATAAAAACGTCCGGCACTCTATTGGAACCTTTATGTAATTTTCAAATCGAGTCGCTTCATGGGCCATAATAGAAATTCAATTTTGGTCAAGCTTTCCCAAGTAATCGATCAGTTCAGGTAAGACCTCTACGATGCTCACTTTGAAAGAAAGTTGATTTTTCCGGTAAATTTTGGCTCAATAATTCGGAAAGTGGATATGATCAAACGATTTTTGGAAGCAAGTCGCATGATTTATGAAAGTCCATCTGACCCAGCTTTAACCGACTGGCTGAATATCTGCGAGTTCGAAGAGCTATTCTGGGAAGAAAGCATCCGAATACAGAATTTCGATCGCGCTTTAGCCAATGAACAGCCCTATTTCGTTCAGCAGCATCCATCAACGTCACATATCGGACCGGGAGCCAAGCATGTCGATGAGTGGCTCCCGTTGTTGCTTTTCGGCAAATATATCAGCGGCGACATTCGCAACTGGGATTCGACAATGGAAGTCTGCGCCACCCGGACCGGCAGTGGCGATCCGAAAACCGACAATGGCTGCAGCTTCGATGCCATCTACCGGATCGTTTCCAACCAACCTCACATTTCGCCCGACCGCGAAGGCTATCTCGAAATCACCCGCGCCATGAATCCGCGTCAGGGCGCGGATCTGGTGCGCCATGATCGTGAAGTGTCTCGGGTTGGCGTTGTTATCGACAAATTCCGCCCTTTCGACATCAGTGTTCAGGAGGTGGAGCGCGAAATCAAACGCGCCGTGCTACGCAAGGCCGCCAAGAATTACGAACCCAACACCAGCCTTCTGATATGGCTACGCGATGAACCACCCTCGCTTGGCAAGCAATTGTCTGACGCGCCCTTGCTCAGAGATGTCGCCAAGCTCTCCAACGGCGTGTTTGCCAATATCTGCACCGTTGGCCTTAAAACGGGTGTCAGATGGCTCTATGGCAACGCCCTGTAAGGGATTTTGCCACACAGAGCGCCCCGCCGCTTCCCTTTGCCTGAAACAACGCCCTCTCTAACCACAGTAGCCTATTCCGGCGCAAGGTTCCCCATGCGGAGAGGCACGCAACAAAAAAGCCGTAGCATCATCATGCTACGGCTTTTGAAACTCTTGGCGCTTGCCAAACTGGCAATCGATAGCGAGATCAATGGAGCTTGGAACCGACCTCTGCGATGGAAGCTTTTAGCAGGTCCTTGCCCGCTTTGCCGCCCATCTTCTTGGCCAGGATCTGTTCTGCGGCTCTAACCGCCAGATCCGTTGCAGCACCCTTAACTTCGCTGATAGCACTGGCTTCCGCCTGCGCGATTTTATCTTCAGCAAGCTTGGTGCGTCTTGCGACGAAATCGGTAATTTTGGCTTGCGCCTCTTTTTCCATCGCTTCCGCTTCGCGCTTTGCGAGCATCACGATTTCTTCAGCTTCGCTTTCCGCTTCGCGCGCCTTGCGCTGATATTCGGCAAGCAATCCCTGAGCTTCTTCGCGAAGGCGACGTGCCTGATCGAGTTCGTCTTCAATCAGTTTGGCCCGTCTGTCCAGAGCGCCGGAAATCATGCCCGGTACACCCATCTTCAGGATGATACCGACAAAGATGAGGAGACCGATAAAGGCCCATAGCGTATTTGTACCCATCAGGCTCTCCCTTTAGTTGGCCTTGGCAGTCGAGACTGCTTTGGACACTTCCTTTTCAGCAACACTGGAGCCGAGAATCTGTTCCAGAATGGCTGAAGTGGTGCTCGTCGCGATGGCGTCAACCTCGCCCATGGCAGCTTCCTTGACTGCGGCAATCTTCTTGTCCGCTTCAGAAATCTGACTGGCGACATCTGCCTCAACCTTGGCAAACTCAGCTTCGATATGAGATTTTGCTTCGCCGCGAGCGGTATTGGCAATACCGTGCGCTTTCTGGCGTGCTTCAGCCAGAGACTCTTCATAAGAAGCAATCGCCTCGTCTGTCTCTCGCTTCAAACGCTCAGCCTCGCCAAGATCACTGGCTATGCGATCGCGTCGCACTTCAAGAATGTTGGCAATTTGTGGCAAAGCCACCTTGGACATAATGTAGTAAAGCAGTCCGAAGGTGATGGCCAACCACAGAATCTGAGACCCAAACGTATTTGGATCAAAAGGAGGGAACGATGAATGCCCGCCTTCTCCTCCGCCGTGTCCGGCTACTTCTGTATGCGCATCGATCTGCTGTTGCGCCATCGTCATCTCCAAATCATAACGTCAATTTCGCGGTTGGATCACCCTATCGGCCATAAACAATAGCTCAAGCGATAGCCCGAGAGTGTCTGTTGAGCCGTTCGATCCGTCCTCATTGCCCCACAAAGAAGCCCCATGGAACCCTTTGCATCAGCCAATCAAGCCGGAAAGCCCTTGCCTTTGATTGATCCAAGCTGAGACCTGCAAAGCAGGTTCCCTCTTGCACCCCATTGGTCAAGGATCGAGAGATCAGTATCTCTTCAATAGGAGAAGGGACCGACAGGCTGCCCGTCCGCTTCAAACCCTTTGACTGAAGAAATCAAGGCGAAACTGAATCCTTGAATCTTTCCCGTTGTCCAATTCTGCCCATCAGGACAGAAAATCAGTCTTAAACAACGAACATCAGCAGGAAGGCAACGACGAGAGAGAAGATGCCGAGACCTTCTGCAAGCGCTGCGCCGACCAGAGCGTTGGTGAACTGAGAGGCTGCTGCGGACGGGTTGCGCAGTGCACCGGTCAGATAGTTGCCAAAGATAGTACCAACACCGATACCAGCGCCAGCCATACCAATACAAGCGATACCAGCACCAATCAGCTTTGCTGCTTCTGCATCCATTGTAAATTCTCCTGTTTCATTCAATCAGAATTTGAGTTGGGTTAATGTTGGTTCGAACTCATTCAAACGAACCTTGCATGTCCTATCAGTGAGACGGATGAATCGCGTCGTTAAGATAAACACATGTGAGGATCGTGAATACATAGGCCTGCAAAACTGCGACCAGAGCTTCCAGTGCCGTCAGGGCCACGGTCATGCCGAGCGGAAGTACGCTGACAAACCAGCCTCCAACGCCCGCCGCCGTCAAGGTAACGATGAATCCGGCAAACACCTTCAGCACGATATGACCGGCAAGCATGTTACCAAACAGACGCAAGGAAAGGGAAACCGGACGCGACAGGAAGGAGAGCACTTCAATAAGGGCGATAAACGGCGCGATTGCAAGCGGCAGCCCCGGTGGCAAAAACAGCTTGAAGAAGCCAAAGCCGTTGCGCATGAGGCCGTAAATGATAACGGTGAATATGACCAACAGCGCCAGTGCTGCCGTGATCACCAGATGGCTGGTCACCGTCATGAAATAAGGCACAAGGCCGATCACATTTGCCGTCATCACGAAGGCGAAAATCGTAAAGACGAACGGGAAGAAGCGCATGCCTTCGGTTCCGGCCGAACTGCGCAGCGTGCTCGCGACGAGCTCATACATTAGCTCAGCAGCAGACTGCCAGCGCGTCGGCACAAGGCCACGGCCAGAAGTCGAAAGGATTAGAAACCCGGAAATCAGAACGACAATTGCGATCATGAACAAGGAGGAGTTCGTCATTGCGAACTTCACACCACCGACTTCGCCCAGAGTGAAAATATCATGGATCTGGAACTGATGAATCGGATCAACAGCGGGATCTGTCACTCGTATGCCCTCTCAATCAAACTGGTCAACCTGACCTGACGTCCGGTGCGCTCATTGCGCAAAGCCGTAATCGCCAGACTGGCCTTTAATTCCTAATTGCGTCCTTACCTGCGATTGACGCGCATGGCAAGTCACAGTTCGTTTAAATCAAGCTCCCGGAGGCGGCAACTTGCCCGCCGAGCGCAATAAATTCAGCATTCCGGCCATGAAACCGAGCAGAAGGAAGATAATCATTCCCCACGGTCGTATTCCCAGCCATTCATCTAAAAGCCAGCCTATGGCAGTTCCAACCAGAACCCCTGCGACAAACTCTGAGCCAAGACGCCAGGCCATCGCAAGTCCATTGCTCTGTTCTTTATCCATTTTCGCCCGGTTTTTTGTCGCTTGAGACTCGCGCATTTTTGCGAGTTCAGCGTCCAAATTCCCAAGACGATCATCCAGCTTGTGGTCTTCATCGCCCTGCATGTGGCCCTCCTTGAATTTCCGCAAGCTTTTTGCCGGACATCCCTTTGAACCCCTGCAACTGCCGAAGACGGGCGCACCTTAATCGGGCGGTCTTGGGGTGTCAAGACAGCATAGCCCTAAGTCATATGCCTGTAATCTCTAGAGAAATTGCCAATTCGGGCAAAATATCCTCTATTCATTCGTCCAATTGGTCAGTAGAGGCGTTCTTCGCGGGTGCAAAACGTGCTTGAAATCTTGCGTAATTCAGTCATTTGCTGAATTTTACGCAGGATTTTTCCCATTAGTATCACTACGAAAGTCTCAAAAACCTGTGTGTTTCTTTGATTTCCGAGGGGCCTATTCTCGCACTTTTGCGCGGTACAGAATCTTTTCTCGCCTAGAATCTATCCCAAACTTTCTTCGCACCAGCATCATAATGGTGTGAGACTTTTTGTACCGCAACATAATACAGAGAATCTGGCAAGGCTTCCTTTTCTTGCTGCGTTACGAACTTTTCATTTGGGTATGGAGGGTATGGTCCTTACCTTACAAAGAAGATGATACTCAAAATTTAGATGCCCATCATCATTTAGAATCTAAGGCATAAATGGACCATACCTAGATAGTGGCACGAAATATGACTTGGCTTCCTATGTGCCATAGCTTTGCCGCAAGTGTGATTTAGGTCCTAGGCGAGAGTTTTGAGGGATGTCTGCTTCTGGCAAGGAAGATGCATTAGCGTGCCTCTTGGCCATGAGCGCTGAGTTCGGCCAGATCAGACAGACTGGCTCCCTTAAGTGGATGCAAATAATAAAGACTGGAGATTTGAATGCGAAGACGGGTTTTCTCATTGAATCGCTCGATCCATCGTTCCATGACGATCATGCTGATGGCAGGTGGCCTTCTTGGCAGCGGCCCTGCGGCTCTGGCGAGCCAGTCTGCGGCTGCGCCCACCAAGAATCCCGCGCAGGCTGCAGCCGCTCCATCGGCAGCGCTTGGTCAGGCGATGGGCGCCAATCTGGCGGAATTGCCGCAGTTCGGGCAGAATTTCTCCACCTTCAAGTTGGAAAACGGTATGCAGGTGGTTGTGATTCCCGATCACCGCGCACCTGTTGTCACTCATATGGTCTGGTATAAGGTAGGCGCTGCGGATGAAAAGCCCGGCGTTTCCGGGATCGCGCATTTCCTTGAACATCTGATGTTCAAGGGCACAAAAGCCCATCCTGACGGCGAATTCTCCAAGATCATTGCCTCACTGGGCGGCGAAGAGAATGCCTTCACGACCCAGGATTATACCGCCTATTATCAGCGGGTTGCCAAGCAGCATCTCGGCTTGATGATGGAGCTGGAAGCCGATCGCATGGCCAATTTGCAGCTCACCGATGAACAGGTAAAGCCGGAGCTGAAGGTTATTCTGGAAGAGCGCGCCATGCGCGTCGATAGCAACCCCAGTGCCCTGTTGAGCGAATCTCTTGATGCTGCGCTTTATCGCAACCACCCTTATGGCATTCCGGTCATCGGTTGGGAGCATGAGATGGAGCAACTCAACCGGCAGGATGCAATCAACTGGTATAATGAGTATTACACGCCCAATAACGCAATTTTGATCGTCGCTGGTGACGTTTCTGAGGATGAAGTGCGCTCCCTGGCGGAAAAGACTTATGGAAAAGTCAAAAGGCGCGCCGAACCGAAGGCTCGGATTCGCCCGCATGAGCCCCCCCAGCGCACCGCGCGCAGTCTCACTTACAGTGATGAACGGGTCAATCAGGCCAGCGTACGTCAGGCCTATGGCACTCCATCGGACACCACGGCCAAGAATGGCGAAGCACAGGCGCTTGAGCTGTTGGGCTATATCCTTGGCTCGGGCACCAATTCCCGCCTCTACAAGAACTTGGTGATCGACAACAAGATCGCCACCTCAGTTGGCGCTTATTATCAGGGCACCAGCCTGGACGACACACGCATGATGTTTTATGGCACCCCTACAGCGGACCATACGGTTGGCGACGTGTTGGCAGGCATCCGCACGGAAATTGACAGAATCATCAAGGACGGGGTGAGCAAAGAAGAAGTGGCCCGCGCCAAGCGCACGCTCTTGGCCCAGACCTTCTATGCTCAGGACAATCAGGCTGCTTTGGCCCGCATCGTCGGCACGGCTCTCTCTACCGGTCAGTCTCTTGATGATGTGAAAAAATGGCCAGAGCATCTGGCCGCTGTCACCCCCGAGCAGATCAAGGACGTGGCGCAGAAATATCTTCAGGAGCATCGTTCTGTAACAGGCTATCTGTTGCCGCCGGGGGCCAGTATCGAGCCTTCCAGCAAGCAGGGCGCAAAAGAGTGCAGCGATGTGGATCAGGCCATCCCGAAAGCCAGAGAGATGAGCTACCCGAAGGATCCGCCACGGACCTCTCAGAAAGTACCGACCCCGAAGGCACGACCGCAAGGCCATCCAAAGCCCAAACCGCAAGCCGAAGGTGACCCTGCTGCCAACAGCAATGCCACATCGGCCGAGACACCCGCTGCCAATGATAAAGCGGCGCCTTCCAGCGCTTCTGAAGAATAGGAGGATCCAAGATGACCAGACGACAGGCAGCTTACTTGCGCCAGGCTCAGATCCAGAATGCCATCACTCAGTCGCGCCGACAAAAGGCACAGGCGACGGCCTTGGCTCAGACCAACAGGCTCTCAGCACCGCGCCTTTTGACGCTGACCCTTTTGACAAGCCTTTTGATCATGTTCAGCTGGGGCTATGCGCAGGCAACAGAGATCCAGCGCGTTGTCAGTGACAAGGGCATCGAGGCATGGCTGGTTCAAGACAGCACCGTGCCGATCATCGCCATGGATTTTTCCTTCACCGGAGGCAGTGCTCAGGATGCCGATGGCAAAGCCGGCACTGCGGCCTTGCTCTCCAGCCTGCTTGACGAAGGCGCGGGAGACATGGACAGTCAGGCCTTTCAGACAGCCCTCGAAGACAATGCGATCAAGCTCAGCTTCGATACTAGCCGCGACCGATTCTATGGCTCCTTACGAACCTTGACACCCAACAAGGACATTGCCTTCGATCTGTTGGCCAAGGCCTTACAGTCCCCGCATTTTGATGCAAACCCGATTGAGCGGATGCGTGCGCAGTGGATCGTTTCGGCCAAACGCAAGTTGAAGGACCCTGACGCCATTGCTGCGCGGGCCTTGCGGGAAGCACTCTTTGCAGGCCATCCCTATGGACGCGACACAAACGGCACCGAGGCGTCTCTTGCCCGCATAACCCGCGACGATCTGGTGGCTATGCATAAGAATGTGATGACCCGCGACGGTCTGACCATCGGTGTTGTCGGCGCGATCGACGCCGAAAGCCTCAAAGTGATGCTGGACAAGGTGTTTGCCCCTCTGCCCGAAAGCGGCACGCTCACGCCAGTGGATGATATCAAGATCACCAAGACAGGTGAATTCCACGTGGACTTTGCCACCCCGCAAACCAAGATCAACTTTGCCATGCCGGGGATCAAGCGCCATGATGACGATTTCTTTGCAGCCTATCTGGTCAATCACATTCTGGGTGGCGGCACCTTCTCGTCGCGCCTTTATGAAGAAATTCGCGAAAAGCGTGGCCTTGCCTATGGAGTCTATAGCTATCTGACCGACTATGACCATGCGCAGATGCTGGCAGGTGGGATGGGCACCCGCACGGAAAATGCCGATCAGGCGCTGATGCTGGTCAAGCAGGAAATCCAACGCCTTGGCAAAGAAGGACCGACCGAAGAAGAACTGGCATCTGCCAAAAAGTTCCTCATTGGCAACTATCCCTTGCGCTTTGACAGCTCGTCGAAAATTTCCCGTCAGTTGGTTGGTATCCAGAATGAAAAGCTCGGCATCGACTATTTCGACAAGCGCAACAGCTATATCGAAGGCGTGACGCTGGAAGATGCCAAACGCGCAGCAAAACGGCTGCTTGATCCGTCCAAGATGCTGATTGTCACTGTCGGCCAACAGATCCAGCATGCTGATGCAGCTCCGGATAAACCGGCGGTGGCATCCTCGGCGTCAGCTTCTGCCGTTCCGGTCGCTGCCAATGACAATGCATCAAAACCGAAGGTCGGGGTCAACTAAACCCGGCTCTGGCATCTGGCCTTTGGCCAACAAGATGAAGATCCCTGAAGACCGCCCACTGCTATCCTGAAGGGCGGTAGAAGACAGGCCATCGGCAGCTTCCTCCTTAGTTTGGTTGCCGGTGGCCTTTCTTTTTCTATAGGCATCTGCGGGCAATGAGCAGGGACCAAAGTGTTTCCCTCGCAAGGAAGCGCTGGACGTTGCGCCTCCGGTCCTCTAAAAGGGGGCGCACTTATCATCCAACCCTCTGATAGCCCATCCGCATTGATAGCAATGACCAGACCAGCAGCCCAGTGGCAGCCTCTTTATTCCGATATCAACCCGAAAACCGGTGCTCCGGGCGCCTCGCTTGCCAAGGATCCAGGCTTCTTGCGGGCCAGCAGGATCCTTGCTGGTGGCGGGTTGGTCGCCGTGCCGACAGAAACGGTGTATGGACTGGCAGCCGACGCGACCAATGCCGAAGCGGTCGCAAGCATCTATCAGGCCAAGAACCGACCGAGCTTCAACCCGCTCATCTCGCATCTGCCAAGCCTTGAAGCGGCGCGGCAACACGGGCAGTTCAACGATGACGCCTTAAAACTGGCGCAAACTTTCTGGCCCGGTCCGATGACCCTTGTTGTCAAGAAGCTTGGCGAAAGCCCGATTGCAGATCTCACCTCGGCGGGACTTGATACGGTGGCTCTGAGGGTTCCCGATTCTGCATTGATGCGGTCTCTTGCCTTTGCAACGGGCAAGCCGCTGGCAGCGCCCTCGGCCAATCGCTCCGGGCGCGTGAGTCCGACCACAGCAGCCCATGTGGCAGAAGAACTGGCCGATCGGATCGACATGATTGCAGATACGGGCGCCTGCCGGGTTGGAGTGGAATCAAGTGTTGTCCTCTGCGTTGATGGAGCGCCGGCCACGCTGTTGCGCCCGGGCGGTATTTCTGCTGCACAGTTGGAAGCCGTGCTGGGGCGTTCTCTGGCCCGCGCAGGCACGGACGACAGCGCCCCCAGCTCTCCGGGCATGATGACCAGCCATTACGCGCCTTCTGTTGCGGTGCGCCTCAACGCAACAGACCTGCGAGAGGGGGAAGCCCTTCTGGCTTTCGGGCCGGATTTGCCCGCCCATTCTGATCGTGCCGTGGAGATTGTCAATCTCTCGCAAACAGGCGACAGTTTTGAAGCCGCGCAGAAGCTTTTTGCCTCCCTGAGGGCGCTTGATCGA encodes the following:
- a CDS encoding pitrilysin family protein; this encodes MTRRQAAYLRQAQIQNAITQSRRQKAQATALAQTNRLSAPRLLTLTLLTSLLIMFSWGYAQATEIQRVVSDKGIEAWLVQDSTVPIIAMDFSFTGGSAQDADGKAGTAALLSSLLDEGAGDMDSQAFQTALEDNAIKLSFDTSRDRFYGSLRTLTPNKDIAFDLLAKALQSPHFDANPIERMRAQWIVSAKRKLKDPDAIAARALREALFAGHPYGRDTNGTEASLARITRDDLVAMHKNVMTRDGLTIGVVGAIDAESLKVMLDKVFAPLPESGTLTPVDDIKITKTGEFHVDFATPQTKINFAMPGIKRHDDDFFAAYLVNHILGGGTFSSRLYEEIREKRGLAYGVYSYLTDYDHAQMLAGGMGTRTENADQALMLVKQEIQRLGKEGPTEEELASAKKFLIGNYPLRFDSSSKISRQLVGIQNEKLGIDYFDKRNSYIEGVTLEDAKRAAKRLLDPSKMLIVTVGQQIQHADAAPDKPAVASSASASAVPVAANDNASKPKVGVN
- a CDS encoding L-threonylcarbamoyladenylate synthase, producing MTRPAAQWQPLYSDINPKTGAPGASLAKDPGFLRASRILAGGGLVAVPTETVYGLAADATNAEAVASIYQAKNRPSFNPLISHLPSLEAARQHGQFNDDALKLAQTFWPGPMTLVVKKLGESPIADLTSAGLDTVALRVPDSALMRSLAFATGKPLAAPSANRSGRVSPTTAAHVAEELADRIDMIADTGACRVGVESSVVLCVDGAPATLLRPGGISAAQLEAVLGRSLARAGTDDSAPSSPGMMTSHYAPSVAVRLNATDLREGEALLAFGPDLPAHSDRAVEIVNLSQTGDSFEAAQKLFASLRALDRPDVTCIAVAPISNEGLGEAINDRLKRAAA